CTGTCTTCCACGTGCGTAACCCTGACCAGCTTCATCGTTTGCCACTGGGCGGGACGAAGTACGTCTTTGCAGATGTTCTTCCGGAGTTAAAGAAGGCGGTGATGTTCTCGAAGAAGGGCGTTGGCGTCGTTGGCACGCCCTGTATGGTCTCGGGTGTGCGGAAGCTACAGGAGGAGTTCCCGGTTTTCAAGGAGAAAGTGAAGCTCGTGATCGGGCTGTTCTGCACGGAGAACTTCCATTACAACGAGGTCTCGAAGTATCTGAAAGAGAAGGGCGTGGACTTCTCCAAGCTGGTCAAGACAGACATCATGAAGGGGAAGTTCGTGGCGACGATGACGGATGACGAGGTGAAGTTTAAGGTCAGTCAACTCTCCGGTATTCTGCCCAGCGGCTGTAACGTCTGTACGGACTTCACCGCGGTTGAAAGCGACGTGAGTGTGGGTAGTGTGGGCAGTGCCGCGGGTTTCTCGACCGTGGTGGTCAGAACGGAGGTGGCGAAGAAGGTCTGGGATTACATCAAGCAGTCGGGGAACGCGGAGGTTGGCGAAGGCAAGGTAGAGGAGCTGGATTACCTGATCGGGCACAAGAAAGAGCGATTGAAGAACATCCCGGGCTACGGGCCAGCGGCGGCAGAAGAGGAGAAAGGAACGGGGGAATAAGACTCAAATCATTCTCTTTGTTGCTGGAAGAATCAATCAGTCGGGATTTTGCGCGCGGAGTTCACAGACCCGCCCGACATAGGTGCCATCGAGCAGATAGACCTCCATCGATCCTGGTCGGAGCAGCTTCGAGGCTACGGGGCCCAGCAGCTCACGGGTCGAGTTATTGAAGGCGATGCCGCCGCAGAGCTCGTTGAATGCGGGCATGATGATGACCCCCGGAGCGTGCTCGCGAGGCAGTAC
This genomic window from Methanomicrobia archaeon contains:
- a CDS encoding 4Fe-4S dicluster domain-containing protein, which codes for MAAETEKGELEWEVKIPQKKYKEQLFYVNLRDVVIEPQLCSRCLTCVSICPSGLIVNEEDKVDFPNYEEKCLDCGACVRVCPRYDYEPKSGLGEYLEFTAGKSRRFTGQDGAMGTEFIMSAMNMGLIDRGLFVNRDEAWRTAVFHVRNPDQLHRLPLGGTKYVFADVLPELKKAVMFSKKGVGVVGTPCMVSGVRKLQEEFPVFKEKVKLVIGLFCTENFHYNEVSKYLKEKGVDFSKLVKTDIMKGKFVATMTDDEVKFKVSQLSGILPSGCNVCTDFTAVESDVSVGSVGSAAGFSTVVVRTEVAKKVWDYIKQSGNAEVGEGKVEELDYLIGHKKERLKNIPGYGPAAAEEEKGTGE